One segment of Bradyrhizobium sp. CB2312 DNA contains the following:
- a CDS encoding NAD-dependent epimerase/dehydratase family protein: protein MALVLVTGGSGFIGHHLVEALRARAQRVRVLDVRAPAAANAEVEYVHGSVLDVAAVDAAVAGVDQVYHLAGLPGMWVANKQDFHDVNCRGTEVVLAAAMKRGVSRFLHCSTESILFPYSDLNGVAAEEALQPADAMPGAYTRSKSLAEHFAAKAAASGFPLVIGTPTMPIGAADHNLTPPTAMLWYFLQKKVQPHLNFLVNLVDVRDVAMGLVLTMERGRIGQRYILGGDCVPLGRILRMMSAMSGRRQFPVVVPGKIAELSAIMLESISDHITHRPPNGTAEGVRIALAASDLSIGKARTELGYSPRPIEPVLRETITHLLARNGQQPSGAIEHHALSSRAS, encoded by the coding sequence ATGGCTCTCGTACTGGTTACCGGTGGCAGCGGCTTCATCGGACATCACCTCGTAGAAGCGCTCCGCGCCCGTGCGCAGCGGGTACGCGTTCTCGATGTCCGTGCGCCGGCCGCGGCGAACGCCGAGGTTGAATATGTCCATGGCTCGGTGCTGGACGTCGCCGCGGTCGACGCTGCCGTCGCAGGCGTCGATCAGGTCTATCACCTCGCCGGCCTGCCCGGCATGTGGGTCGCCAACAAGCAGGATTTTCACGACGTCAATTGCCGCGGCACCGAGGTGGTGCTCGCAGCCGCGATGAAGCGTGGCGTGTCGCGCTTCCTGCACTGCTCGACGGAATCGATCCTGTTCCCCTATTCCGACCTCAACGGCGTCGCCGCCGAGGAGGCGCTGCAGCCGGCCGATGCGATGCCCGGCGCCTATACGCGCTCGAAGTCGCTCGCCGAGCATTTTGCGGCGAAGGCCGCGGCCAGCGGCTTCCCGCTGGTCATCGGCACGCCGACCATGCCGATCGGCGCCGCCGACCACAATCTGACGCCGCCGACCGCGATGCTCTGGTACTTCCTCCAGAAGAAGGTGCAGCCGCATCTCAACTTCCTGGTCAATCTCGTCGATGTCCGCGACGTCGCCATGGGCCTCGTCCTGACCATGGAGCGCGGCCGCATCGGCCAGCGCTACATCCTCGGCGGCGACTGCGTCCCGCTCGGCCGCATCCTGCGGATGATGTCGGCGATGAGCGGCCGCCGGCAGTTTCCGGTGGTCGTGCCCGGCAAGATCGCCGAGCTCTCGGCGATCATGCTCGAATCCATCTCCGATCACATCACCCATCGGCCGCCCAACGGCACCGCCGAGGGCGTGCGCATCGCGCTCGCCGCGAGCGATCTCTCGATCGGCAAGGCGCGCACCGAGCTCGGCTATTCGCCGCGCCCGATCGAGCCGGTCTTGCGCGAAACCATCACCCATCTGCTCGCCCGCAATGGCCAGCAGCCCTCCGGCGCC